Proteins encoded together in one Bradyrhizobium sp. CB82 window:
- a CDS encoding arylsulfatase, which translates to MSAARSFIVTALSLTLSFLAPAYAQQTQQAAPPPGSPAATITIPGDQLPPPPQKFGGKIERDARDSKPYWPSRVVPPKGAPNVLLIITDDAGYGVPSTFGGVIPTPALDRIAQNGLRYTNFHSTALCSPTRAALITGRNHHSAGYGVVAEQATGYPGYDSVITKDKATIGRILTDNGYHTAWFGKNHNTPEYQSSQAGPFDQWPTGMGFEYFYGFMGGDTNQWQPGNLVRNTTPIYPYEGKPGWNLMTAMADEAIDYVNRMNALSPDTPFFVKFAPGATHAPHHPTPEWVKKISDMHLFDQGWNKLRDTIFENQKRLGVIPQNAKLTPWPKDLIKEWDQLSADEKKLFVRQAEVFAAFAAYADNEIGRVIQSIQDMGKLDNTLIIYIEGDNGTSAEGQPNGTPNEVAMFNQINPSVEDQLKYFYDVWGTDKTYNHMSIGWAWAFDTPFSWTKQIVSHFGGTRQGMAISWPAAIKDNGGIRTQFHHVIDVVPTILEAAQIKQPVFVDGIKQSPIEGVSMMYTFDAKNANAPSTHKTQYFEMMADRAIYHDGWIASTKVLRPPWVTAGVKLPNPVDYPWELYDLSGDWTQYEDVAAKNPAKLKEMQDLFWKEAEKYQVLPLDSSVAGRLVTPRPSLSAGRTSFAWTRPITGTPNGDAPSLLNTSYNLKADVEIPQGGAEGMLITQGGRFGGYGFYVLKNKPVFTWNLVDLKRVRWEGPELTPGKHVIEFDFKYDGLGAATMVFGDYSGIGKGGTGVLKVDGAAVATEKMEHTLPFILQWDEALDIGSDTGTPVDDNDYSTPFAFTGTINRITLDIDRPKLSQEDVKRLQEAARAAGDGPSADAGQMASAEPQVGTVGLSLVDKIQLRIDKREGCRKQAEAKGLGMVDRINFVQSCVQQ; encoded by the coding sequence ATGAGCGCCGCCCGATCCTTTATTGTTACTGCACTTTCACTGACACTTTCCTTTTTGGCTCCCGCATACGCGCAGCAGACTCAACAAGCCGCACCGCCACCCGGCTCACCCGCGGCGACCATCACCATTCCCGGCGACCAGCTTCCGCCTCCGCCGCAAAAATTCGGCGGCAAGATCGAGCGTGATGCCAGGGATTCAAAACCGTATTGGCCCTCGCGCGTGGTGCCGCCGAAAGGCGCGCCCAACGTGCTCCTGATCATCACCGACGATGCCGGCTATGGCGTGCCGAGCACCTTCGGAGGCGTGATCCCGACGCCTGCGCTGGATCGCATCGCACAGAACGGGCTGCGCTACACCAATTTCCATTCGACGGCGCTGTGTTCGCCGACGCGCGCCGCGCTGATCACCGGGCGCAACCATCATTCGGCAGGGTACGGCGTGGTCGCTGAACAGGCGACCGGCTATCCCGGCTATGACAGCGTCATCACGAAGGATAAGGCGACCATCGGCCGGATTCTGACAGATAATGGCTATCACACCGCCTGGTTCGGCAAGAACCACAACACGCCCGAATACCAGTCGAGCCAGGCCGGTCCGTTCGACCAGTGGCCGACCGGGATGGGCTTCGAATATTTCTACGGCTTCATGGGTGGCGACACCAATCAGTGGCAGCCCGGCAATCTCGTCCGCAACACGACGCCGATCTATCCCTACGAAGGAAAGCCCGGCTGGAATTTGATGACGGCGATGGCCGACGAGGCGATCGACTATGTCAACCGCATGAACGCGCTGTCGCCCGACACGCCGTTCTTCGTGAAGTTCGCCCCCGGCGCAACCCATGCGCCGCATCATCCGACCCCGGAGTGGGTCAAGAAGATCAGCGACATGCACCTGTTCGACCAGGGCTGGAACAAGCTGCGCGACACGATCTTCGAGAACCAGAAGCGGCTGGGCGTCATTCCACAGAATGCCAAGCTGACGCCGTGGCCGAAGGATCTGATCAAGGAATGGGATCAGCTTTCGGCCGACGAGAAGAAGCTGTTCGTCCGTCAGGCCGAAGTCTTTGCCGCGTTTGCGGCGTACGCCGACAACGAAATCGGCCGGGTGATCCAGTCCATTCAGGACATGGGTAAGCTCGACAACACGTTGATCATCTATATCGAGGGCGACAACGGGACGAGCGCGGAAGGCCAGCCGAACGGCACGCCGAACGAGGTGGCGATGTTCAACCAGATCAACCCCTCGGTCGAGGATCAGCTCAAATATTTCTACGACGTCTGGGGGACCGATAAGACCTACAACCACATGTCGATCGGCTGGGCCTGGGCATTCGACACGCCGTTCTCCTGGACCAAGCAGATCGTTTCCCACTTCGGCGGCACGCGCCAGGGCATGGCGATCTCCTGGCCGGCGGCGATCAAGGACAACGGCGGCATCCGGACCCAATTCCACCATGTCATCGACGTCGTGCCGACCATTCTCGAGGCCGCCCAGATCAAGCAACCGGTATTCGTCGACGGCATCAAGCAGAGTCCGATCGAGGGCGTCAGCATGATGTACACGTTCGACGCCAAGAACGCGAACGCGCCCTCGACCCACAAGACGCAGTATTTCGAGATGATGGCGGATCGCGCGATCTATCATGACGGTTGGATCGCCAGTACCAAAGTCTTGAGGCCGCCGTGGGTGACAGCAGGCGTCAAGCTGCCGAACCCGGTCGACTATCCTTGGGAGCTTTACGACCTCAGCGGCGACTGGACACAGTACGAGGATGTCGCGGCCAAAAATCCTGCCAAGCTGAAGGAGATGCAGGATCTGTTCTGGAAGGAGGCGGAGAAATATCAGGTGCTGCCGCTCGATTCCTCGGTAGCCGGGCGATTGGTGACGCCGCGACCGAGCCTCAGCGCGGGCCGCACCTCCTTCGCCTGGACCCGGCCGATCACTGGCACGCCGAACGGCGATGCGCCGAGTCTGCTCAACACCTCCTACAATCTCAAGGCTGACGTCGAGATTCCGCAGGGTGGTGCCGAGGGCATGCTGATCACGCAAGGCGGGCGGTTCGGCGGATACGGCTTCTACGTGTTGAAGAACAAGCCCGTATTCACCTGGAATCTGGTCGACCTCAAGCGGGTGCGTTGGGAGGGGCCTGAACTGACGCCTGGCAAGCACGTGATCGAGTTCGACTTCAAATATGACGGTCTCGGCGCCGCCACCATGGTGTTTGGCGACTACAGCGGCATCGGAAAGGGCGGCACCGGGGTGCTCAAGGTCGACGGCGCCGCCGTCGCGACTGAGAAGATGGAGCATACGCTTCCCTTCATTCTGCAGTGGGATGAGGCGCTCGATATCGGGTCGGATACCGGCACCCCGGTCGACGATAACGACTACAGCACGCCGTTTGCCTTCACCGGCACGATCAACAGGATCACGCTGGACATCGATCGACCCAAACTGAGCCAGGAGGACGTCAAGCGGCTGCAGGAGGCTGCGCGTGCGGCCGGCGACGGTCCGTCCGCCGACGCCGGACAGATGGCTTCGGCCGAACCACAAGTCGGCACTGTCGGCCTAAGCCTGGTCGACAAGATCCAGTTGCGGATCGACAAGCGCGAAGGCTGCCGCAAGCAGGCGGAGGCCAAGGGTCTCGGCATGGTGGACCGGATCAACTTCGTCCAAAGCTGCGTTCAGCAGTAG
- a CDS encoding adenylate/guanylate cyclase domain-containing protein, producing MVITSALSMVMSRRVEHLLDELTARYIPAYGHLARANIRSLERALALRRMVIAKMQVPPDEEAYAARLRFFQEKDDEVEQEAGAARKLINAIIDDVSTPSDNAALARIENRIDNAMTEGRARLGEEQTKLLKQLDSKDFAETRATLARVDTLRDQLTQKIDAIRADMLSQVFASTSIVIRDQQQAIDVSAVVTGLAAALGLGFAFLVSSGITRPVRRLLQGTQEIEAGHFDQLISVSTKDEIGQLSAAFNRMVEQLRRNERIRETFGRYIDPRVVEGLLDRPDAATQGQRRLMTVMFCDMKGFTSMSEGMTPQGLVKVMNCYLTMMSEPIRERRGVIDKYIGDAIMAYWGPPFIEEADQARLACLAAIDMVDRVPKLRKQLPELLGVRVIPTECDIRIGIATGEVLTGSIGSDLMMSFTVMGDAVNLASRLEAVNKVYGCRILISEATAATAGTELELREIDRLAVVGQSMPQAVFEVMGRHGELTKQRELLRSRYKEGLAAYRIGRWEEARKAFNAGLEVSPGDGPSLALLSRVDHLQSNPPPADWNGSWHMEHK from the coding sequence ATGGTGATCACATCGGCGCTATCCATGGTGATGTCCAGGCGCGTGGAGCATCTGCTCGACGAACTGACAGCCCGATATATCCCCGCCTATGGTCATCTGGCACGAGCCAACATCCGCTCGCTCGAACGCGCGCTTGCGCTGCGTCGAATGGTGATCGCCAAGATGCAAGTGCCTCCGGATGAGGAAGCGTATGCGGCCCGCCTGCGTTTCTTTCAGGAGAAAGATGATGAAGTCGAGCAGGAGGCTGGCGCTGCGCGCAAGCTTATCAACGCGATCATAGACGACGTCAGCACCCCTTCGGACAACGCCGCCCTGGCGCGCATCGAGAACCGTATCGACAACGCCATGACGGAGGGCCGCGCCAGACTGGGCGAAGAACAAACGAAGTTGCTGAAGCAACTCGATTCCAAGGATTTTGCCGAGACTCGGGCCACGCTGGCACGCGTGGACACTCTGCGCGATCAGCTCACCCAGAAGATCGATGCAATCCGCGCCGACATGCTGTCGCAGGTGTTTGCAAGTACATCGATCGTGATCCGCGATCAGCAGCAAGCGATAGACGTATCAGCTGTCGTCACAGGTCTTGCGGCCGCGCTTGGCCTGGGCTTCGCTTTCCTTGTCAGCAGCGGCATCACACGTCCGGTACGACGGTTGCTGCAAGGCACCCAAGAGATCGAAGCCGGCCACTTCGATCAATTGATCAGTGTCTCCACCAAGGACGAGATCGGTCAACTCTCGGCCGCGTTCAACCGGATGGTCGAGCAGCTGCGCCGGAATGAACGTATCCGCGAAACGTTCGGTCGGTATATCGATCCCAGGGTCGTGGAAGGATTGCTCGACCGGCCCGATGCGGCGACCCAGGGCCAGCGCCGTCTCATGACCGTGATGTTCTGCGACATGAAGGGCTTCACCTCGATGAGTGAAGGCATGACGCCCCAGGGGCTCGTCAAGGTCATGAACTGCTATTTGACGATGATGTCGGAGCCGATCCGGGAACGCCGCGGGGTGATCGACAAGTATATCGGCGATGCCATCATGGCCTATTGGGGCCCGCCGTTCATTGAGGAAGCCGACCAGGCTCGCCTGGCGTGCCTCGCCGCGATTGACATGGTCGATCGGGTGCCGAAGCTTCGCAAGCAACTGCCGGAGCTCTTGGGGGTGCGCGTGATACCGACCGAATGCGACATCCGCATCGGTATTGCCACGGGCGAGGTGTTGACCGGCAGCATCGGCTCGGACCTGATGATGAGTTTCACCGTCATGGGCGACGCCGTCAATCTTGCGTCCCGTCTCGAGGCGGTCAACAAGGTCTATGGATGCCGCATTCTGATATCTGAAGCCACTGCCGCCACGGCAGGGACCGAACTCGAACTGCGTGAGATCGATCGCCTGGCGGTCGTCGGACAGAGCATGCCGCAAGCCGTGTTCGAGGTGATGGGGAGGCACGGAGAACTTACGAAGCAGCGGGAGCTGTTGCGATCCCGATACAAAGAGGGTCTTGCCGCCTATCGGATTGGGCGCTGGGAGGAAGCGCGCAAGGCCTTCAACGCTGGCCTCGAGGTATCTCCAGGCGATGGCCCGTCGCTCGCTCTCCTGAGCCGCGTTGACCATCTTCAATCCAATCCGCCACCGGCCGACTGGAATGGTTCGTGGCACATGGAGCACAAGTAA
- a CDS encoding FeoA family protein has translation MPSGSPLGLPLGLAQRGYSGVIQHLSASGAGSALSDVELESRLIELGFVEGAKVEILHEGIVGRDPIAVRVDNVTIAVRRREAMAIIVA, from the coding sequence ATGCCCTCGGGTTCGCCCTTGGGCTTGCCTCTGGGACTGGCCCAACGCGGCTATTCGGGCGTCATCCAGCATCTTTCCGCCAGCGGTGCGGGCTCGGCCCTGTCGGACGTCGAACTGGAAAGCCGCCTGATCGAGCTAGGCTTCGTCGAGGGCGCCAAGGTCGAAATCCTGCACGAGGGCATCGTCGGCCGTGACCCGATCGCGGTGCGCGTCGATAACGTCACCATCGCGGTGCGCCGTCGCGAAGCCATGGCCATCATCGTCGCGTAA
- a CDS encoding transporter → MGKALAAIAFAAIASIPAKTLADESGISFWISGTFGSLAATPQQPGWTAAAIYYHTSVSAGGDVARAREIQIGRIPANLTATLNANVNANVDLGLLNATYVFATPVLGGQASASLIGIYGANTTSLNGLLTGTLATPLGSIPFSRFDSISDSLTAFGDLIPQFALRWNAGVNNYMTYITGDIPVGAYQSMRLANIGLGHGTIDAGGGYTYFNPQTGHELSGVLGFTYNFTNPDTQYQSGVDMHFDWGASQFLSKQVQVGLVGYVYKQLGCDSGSGDRVGCFRSQVVAAGPQVGFIFPVGDMQGYLNFKAYKEFAAENRPEGWNAWVTFVISPAPPMPTAPPKRMITK, encoded by the coding sequence ATGGGGAAGGCGCTTGCCGCGATCGCATTTGCGGCCATCGCATCAATACCTGCAAAGACCTTGGCCGATGAAAGTGGCATCAGCTTCTGGATTTCGGGCACATTCGGCAGCCTCGCTGCCACACCTCAGCAGCCGGGCTGGACGGCCGCTGCGATCTACTATCACACCTCGGTGTCCGCCGGCGGCGACGTGGCGCGCGCACGCGAAATCCAGATCGGCCGAATCCCGGCTAATTTGACCGCCACGTTGAACGCCAACGTCAATGCGAACGTGGATCTCGGCTTGCTCAACGCCACTTACGTTTTTGCAACGCCGGTGCTGGGTGGCCAGGCATCCGCCAGCCTCATCGGAATCTACGGCGCAAACACCACCTCGCTCAACGGATTGCTGACTGGTACGCTTGCAACGCCACTGGGCTCGATTCCGTTCTCGCGCTTCGATTCCATCAGCGATTCCCTGACGGCCTTTGGCGATCTGATCCCGCAATTCGCCTTGCGCTGGAATGCCGGCGTCAACAACTACATGACCTATATCACCGGTGATATTCCGGTAGGTGCCTACCAGTCCATGCGCCTCGCCAATATCGGGCTCGGACATGGGACGATCGACGCGGGCGGCGGCTACACCTATTTCAATCCACAGACCGGACACGAACTGTCCGGCGTGCTGGGCTTCACCTACAATTTCACGAACCCCGATACGCAGTATCAAAGCGGTGTCGACATGCACTTCGACTGGGGCGCTTCGCAATTCCTGAGCAAGCAGGTCCAGGTCGGTCTGGTAGGTTACGTCTACAAACAGCTCGGCTGCGACAGCGGCTCTGGCGATCGCGTCGGCTGCTTCCGTTCGCAGGTCGTGGCCGCAGGCCCGCAGGTCGGCTTCATCTTCCCGGTCGGCGACATGCAAGGCTATCTCAATTTCAAGGCTTACAAGGAATTCGCCGCGGAAAACAGGCCCGAGGGCTGGAATGCCTGGGTGACATTTGTGATCTCGCCGGCACCGCCGATGCCCACCGCGCCACCGAAGCGGATGATCACAAAGTAG
- a CDS encoding ferrous iron transporter B, which produces MEAPLLHLALVGTPNSGKTSLFNALTGSRQKVANYPGVTVERKEGFFVTPLGRQVSVVDLPGTYSLRGRSPDEEITRDIVLGKASGETRPDLVLCVADSTNLRLTIRLLLELKRTGRPIVLVLNMFDIATRRGITVDVAQMADALGVPVVTSIAVRKGGTADLLNLTDEISAQVQPQTQENSWRPLSVAELRATQREADRIIASSVSLPSRPDTWTARIDTVVLHPVGGLIVLALILFVMFQAVFAWAQPLMELLSSSFDALGQFVHDTLPAGLLESFLQNGVISGVGSVIVFLPQIIIIFLFILLLEDFGYMARAAFLMDRIMGGAGLHGRAFIPLLSSFACAIPGIMATRVIDNRRDRLTTILIAPLMTCSARIPVYTLIISAFIPARQVWGFVNLQGLVMFGLYGAGIISALLVSFLIKFFMLRDYAPAPFMLELPDYKMPRPKSIAIGIFTRAKMFLQRAGTTIFSMMVLIWFLASFPQPPAGAADPAINYSLAAILGKAIAPLLAPVGFNWQIAVALIPGMAAREVAVAALGTVYAIEGGKEAAEQIGQVLATKWSLATALSLLAWYIFAPQCASTLAVIRRETGSWKWMATTFAYMLALAYAASLATYTIAVTLGAG; this is translated from the coding sequence ATGGAAGCTCCCCTGCTGCATCTGGCCCTGGTGGGCACGCCGAACAGCGGCAAAACCTCGCTGTTCAACGCGCTGACCGGCAGCCGGCAGAAGGTCGCAAACTATCCCGGCGTCACCGTCGAGCGCAAGGAAGGCTTTTTCGTTACTCCCTTGGGACGCCAAGTCTCGGTCGTCGACCTGCCCGGCACCTATTCGCTGCGCGGCCGCAGCCCGGATGAGGAGATCACCCGTGACATCGTACTCGGCAAGGCGTCGGGCGAGACGAGGCCCGATCTCGTGCTGTGCGTGGCCGATTCCACCAATCTGCGTCTGACCATCCGCCTTCTGCTCGAGCTCAAGCGCACCGGACGACCGATCGTGCTGGTGCTCAACATGTTCGACATCGCAACCCGCCGCGGCATCACGGTGGACGTGGCGCAGATGGCCGACGCGCTCGGCGTGCCCGTGGTCACCTCCATCGCGGTGCGCAAGGGCGGCACCGCTGACCTGCTCAATCTGACCGACGAGATCTCGGCGCAGGTGCAGCCGCAGACGCAAGAGAACAGCTGGCGGCCGCTCAGCGTCGCCGAACTCCGCGCCACGCAGCGCGAGGCTGACCGCATCATCGCCTCCAGCGTCAGCCTGCCGAGCCGGCCCGATACCTGGACCGCGCGGATCGACACCGTGGTGCTGCATCCCGTCGGCGGCCTTATCGTGCTCGCTTTGATCCTGTTCGTGATGTTCCAGGCGGTGTTCGCCTGGGCGCAGCCGCTCATGGAGCTGTTGTCGTCCTCGTTCGACGCGCTCGGACAGTTCGTACACGACACCCTGCCCGCCGGGTTGTTGGAGAGCTTCCTTCAGAACGGCGTGATCTCCGGCGTCGGCAGCGTCATCGTGTTCCTGCCGCAGATCATCATCATCTTCCTGTTCATCCTGCTGCTGGAAGATTTCGGCTACATGGCGCGCGCCGCGTTCCTGATGGACCGCATCATGGGCGGCGCCGGGCTGCACGGCCGCGCCTTCATTCCGCTGCTGTCGAGCTTTGCCTGTGCCATCCCCGGCATCATGGCGACACGCGTGATCGACAACCGGCGCGACCGGCTGACCACCATCCTGATTGCGCCGCTGATGACCTGCTCGGCGCGTATTCCGGTCTATACGCTGATCATCTCCGCCTTCATCCCGGCCAGGCAGGTCTGGGGCTTCGTCAATCTCCAGGGGCTCGTGATGTTCGGCCTTTACGGCGCCGGCATCATCAGCGCGCTTCTCGTCTCGTTCCTGATCAAGTTCTTCATGCTGCGCGACTATGCGCCGGCGCCCTTCATGCTGGAACTGCCCGACTACAAGATGCCGCGGCCGAAATCGATCGCGATCGGCATCTTCACGCGCGCAAAAATGTTCCTGCAGCGCGCCGGCACCACGATCTTCTCGATGATGGTCTTGATCTGGTTCCTGGCCTCGTTCCCGCAGCCGCCCGCTGGCGCGGCGGACCCCGCCATCAATTACAGTCTCGCGGCGATCCTCGGCAAGGCAATCGCGCCGCTGCTCGCCCCCGTCGGCTTCAACTGGCAGATCGCAGTGGCCCTGATCCCGGGCATGGCGGCGCGCGAGGTCGCAGTGGCAGCCCTCGGCACGGTCTATGCGATCGAGGGCGGCAAGGAAGCGGCCGAGCAGATCGGCCAGGTGCTGGCGACCAAATGGTCGCTGGCGACTGCCCTGTCGCTGCTCGCCTGGTACATCTTCGCCCCGCAATGCGCTTCCACGCTCGCGGTGATCCGGCGCGAGACCGGAAGCTGGAAATGGATGGCGACCACCTTCGCCTACATGTTGGCGCTCGCCTATGCCGCGAGCCTTGCGACCTACACTATCGCGGTGACGCTGGGCGCGGGATAG
- a CDS encoding ribbon-helix-helix domain-containing protein produces the protein MKSPVVKRSIVVAGHKTSVSLEEAFWNGMKEISGLRNMTLSELVGEIDSNRQQGNLSSAIRLFVLDYFKNRAMAVLAEQKVPAQ, from the coding sequence ATGAAATCGCCCGTCGTCAAGCGATCGATCGTCGTCGCCGGCCACAAGACCAGCGTCAGCCTGGAAGAAGCCTTCTGGAACGGCATGAAGGAGATCTCCGGCCTGCGCAACATGACGCTGTCGGAGCTGGTGGGCGAGATCGACAGCAATCGCCAGCAGGGCAACCTGTCGTCCGCGATCCGCCTGTTCGTGCTCGATTACTTCAAGAACCGCGCTATGGCCGTGCTGGCCGAACAGAAGGTCCCGGCGCAATAG
- a CDS encoding DUF4169 family protein, protein MGNIINLNRFRKRAEREASAKRAEGNRAKFGRSKAERSAEEKREAQAKERLDQHRIEREEQP, encoded by the coding sequence ATGGGGAACATCATCAACTTGAACCGCTTCCGGAAACGCGCCGAGCGGGAAGCCTCGGCGAAGCGGGCGGAGGGCAACCGGGCGAAGTTCGGCCGCAGCAAGGCCGAGCGATCGGCGGAGGAGAAGCGCGAAGCCCAAGCGAAGGAGCGTTTGGATCAGCATCGGATCGAGCGCGAGGAACAGCCATGA
- a CDS encoding cytochrome c3 family protein — protein MWFAIGAGVLPLVLTGALFWFNASNTSIEQHASAELTFAGSQACSGCHQMEAALWKSSQHRHAMDHATDASVRGDFNDAAFEYAGTRSRFFRKDRKFLVETDGPDGKLATFEVKYTFGLDPLQQYLIELPDGRVQALSIAWDTRPKDQGGQRWFQLYPDGAITHDDPLHWTKLNQNWNFMCAECHSTAVHKNYDATTDRFATTFSEISVGCEACHGAGSRHLAWARGQHAAGDQNKGLLVRFDERTGVTWSTDAGTLTPTRTAPAPALRKEVETCGRCHARRGQLSEDWMPGKSLSETHRVSLLDRQRFHADGQMRDDEETYNYAPFKQSKMFAKGVTCSDCHDPHSAVLKAPADALCGQCHATDKYESAAHRQHANVTPPPTCASCHMPERRYMVVDRRHDHSFRIPRPDLSVQLGTPNACNDCHRDKSAAWAAQQVETWLGPQRPGYQTYARAFRAAWSEAFDAQALLAALVRADDVPELARASALAELPRPDVDLIRRGLSDPDPLVRLGALDALEGIPTDQLWGLASQQLTDPVRGVRIRTAEVLASVPTHRQPASDREKFGRAAAEFVAAQRLNADRPEARTTLGSFFVHQADAGAAEVEYRAALRLDPTFSPAAINLSDLYRQLRRESDGERVLRDALSGSQQNASLHHALGLALVREKRNEEALDELRQAAALDPGQSRYAYVYAIGLHAAGRRDDALAVLKASLSRHPNDRDGLSAAIAFSRESGDFAAALEFAERLARLIPGDHALTQLIEQLKH, from the coding sequence ATGTGGTTCGCAATCGGCGCCGGCGTGCTGCCGCTTGTTCTGACCGGCGCGCTGTTCTGGTTCAATGCATCGAATACCTCGATTGAACAACATGCGTCCGCCGAACTAACCTTCGCCGGCAGCCAAGCCTGTAGCGGCTGTCATCAAATGGAAGCCGCCCTTTGGAAAAGTTCGCAGCACCGTCACGCCATGGATCACGCCACCGATGCGTCCGTGCGTGGCGACTTCAATGATGCGGCATTCGAATATGCGGGCACGCGCTCACGCTTCTTCCGGAAGGATCGGAAGTTTCTCGTCGAGACGGACGGACCCGATGGCAAGCTGGCAACGTTCGAGGTGAAATACACCTTCGGGCTCGATCCGCTGCAGCAATACCTGATCGAACTTCCGGACGGCCGCGTTCAGGCGCTGTCGATCGCATGGGATACCCGACCCAAGGACCAGGGCGGCCAGCGCTGGTTTCAGCTGTATCCCGATGGTGCAATCACCCATGACGATCCCCTGCACTGGACGAAGCTGAACCAGAACTGGAATTTCATGTGCGCGGAGTGTCATTCGACCGCCGTGCACAAGAACTACGATGCCACCACGGACCGGTTCGCCACGACCTTCTCCGAGATCAGCGTCGGATGCGAGGCCTGCCACGGTGCAGGCTCGCGACACCTTGCCTGGGCACGCGGGCAGCATGCGGCTGGCGACCAAAACAAAGGGCTGCTTGTGAGATTCGACGAGCGCACCGGCGTCACCTGGTCAACCGACGCCGGGACATTGACTCCGACGCGCACCGCGCCCGCGCCGGCGTTGCGCAAGGAGGTCGAGACCTGCGGGCGCTGCCATGCACGCCGAGGCCAGCTCTCAGAGGACTGGATGCCAGGCAAGTCGCTCTCGGAAACACATCGGGTGTCCCTGCTCGATCGGCAGCGCTTTCACGCCGACGGACAGATGCGTGATGACGAAGAGACATACAACTATGCCCCGTTCAAGCAGAGCAAAATGTTCGCCAAGGGCGTGACCTGCAGCGACTGCCACGACCCGCACAGTGCGGTGCTGAAGGCACCGGCCGATGCGCTGTGCGGACAATGCCACGCAACGGACAAATATGAATCTGCCGCCCACCGGCAACATGCCAACGTCACGCCACCGCCAACCTGCGCCTCCTGCCACATGCCGGAGCGTCGATACATGGTGGTCGATCGTCGCCACGATCACAGCTTTCGGATCCCCCGCCCCGATCTGTCGGTGCAGTTAGGCACACCGAATGCCTGCAACGATTGCCACCGCGACAAGTCCGCTGCCTGGGCGGCGCAACAGGTCGAAACCTGGCTCGGTCCGCAGCGACCCGGCTATCAGACCTACGCGCGAGCGTTTCGTGCGGCCTGGAGCGAAGCGTTTGACGCACAGGCACTGCTCGCAGCCCTCGTCCGGGCAGACGACGTCCCGGAATTGGCCCGGGCGAGTGCGCTGGCCGAGCTTCCGCGGCCAGATGTCGATCTGATCCGCCGCGGCCTCTCCGATCCCGATCCGCTGGTCCGGCTGGGAGCGCTTGATGCCCTGGAAGGTATTCCGACCGACCAGCTATGGGGGCTCGCCTCTCAACAATTGACCGACCCGGTTCGCGGCGTGCGGATTCGAACCGCCGAGGTTCTTGCGTCCGTTCCCACGCACCGCCAGCCTGCGTCCGATCGCGAGAAATTCGGGCGGGCCGCAGCCGAATTCGTGGCCGCGCAAAGATTGAATGCGGATCGCCCGGAGGCGCGCACCACCCTCGGCAGTTTCTTTGTGCATCAAGCCGACGCTGGCGCGGCGGAGGTCGAATATCGGGCGGCACTCAGGCTTGATCCTACGTTTTCGCCTGCCGCGATCAATCTCTCGGACCTATATCGCCAGCTACGGCGCGAGAGTGACGGCGAACGGGTTCTTCGCGACGCTTTATCCGGGTCGCAGCAGAACGCCTCGTTGCACCACGCCCTTGGCCTGGCGCTGGTGCGTGAGAAACGGAACGAGGAGGCGCTCGATGAATTACGTCAAGCGGCTGCGCTGGACCCCGGCCAGTCGCGCTATGCCTACGTGTACGCCATCGGGCTGCACGCAGCAGGCCGCCGCGACGATGCGCTTGCTGTCCTCAAGGCGAGCCTGTCCCGGCATCCCAACGACCGCGACGGTCTCTCGGCGGCAATTGCGTTCAGCCGAGAGAGCGGAGATTTTGCAGCAGCACTGGAATTTGCCGAGCGGCTTGCGCGGCTGATACCTGGCGATCACGCGCTCACACAACTCATCGAGCAACTGAAACATTAG